One window of the Acaryochloris sp. CCMEE 5410 genome contains the following:
- a CDS encoding asparaginase — MTMGKRNHSPALEIHLLREGIIESKHQAEAVVCDTRGRMLSIAGQTDTSCFIRSALKPVQALSVVTSGAMEHFDLNDRDLAVMCGSHHHTVEQVRQVFNILWHCDIDPTALQCPTPQGLDSPLEHNCSGKHAGMLAVCQQCQWPLNTYMEARHQVQQLILNQMAELLKMPAAEFMRTHDDCGVPTYYMQLEQIATLYAHLSAGNNLNIERVMRAMIHHPTLVAGQGQFDTDLMTLSAGELVSKSGAEGVQCVGRIGEGLGLAIKVKDGAKRAKYAVAIHLLRELGWLEPSHADTLADRYLCLSNYKRLEVNGELVML; from the coding sequence ATGACCATGGGAAAACGCAATCATAGCCCTGCACTTGAGATCCATCTACTGCGGGAAGGGATTATTGAATCCAAGCATCAAGCTGAAGCCGTTGTCTGTGATACCAGGGGCAGAATGCTCTCTATTGCTGGGCAGACAGATACCTCTTGCTTTATTCGCTCCGCCTTAAAACCTGTGCAGGCCCTATCGGTTGTGACCAGTGGCGCAATGGAGCATTTTGATCTCAACGATCGGGATCTGGCGGTGATGTGTGGGTCCCACCACCATACTGTCGAGCAGGTGCGGCAAGTCTTTAATATCCTTTGGCACTGCGATATCGATCCGACAGCCTTGCAATGCCCGACTCCCCAAGGTTTAGATAGTCCTTTAGAACATAATTGTTCGGGTAAACATGCAGGGATGTTGGCGGTTTGCCAACAATGTCAGTGGCCCTTAAATACCTATATGGAGGCCCGGCATCAGGTTCAGCAGTTGATTCTCAACCAAATGGCGGAATTGCTGAAAATGCCAGCGGCAGAATTTATGCGCACCCACGATGACTGCGGTGTACCGACCTACTATATGCAGTTAGAGCAAATCGCGACCCTCTATGCCCATCTTAGTGCGGGTAATAATTTAAATATTGAGCGGGTGATGCGGGCAATGATTCACCATCCCACGTTGGTGGCAGGGCAAGGTCAATTTGATACGGATTTAATGACGTTATCTGCTGGAGAATTAGTCAGTAAATCTGGAGCTGAAGGTGTGCAATGTGTAGGCCGCATCGGTGAAGGCTTAGGCTTAGCGATCAAAGTTAAGGATGGGGCAAAGCGGGCGAAATATGCCGTCGCCATTCACTTGCTGCGAGAGTTAGGCTGGCTAGAACCCAGCCACGCCGATACCCTAGCCGATCGCTATTTATGTTTGAGCAACTATAAACGCCTAGAAGTGAATGGTGAGCTGGTGATGCTTTAG
- the glmM gene encoding phosphoglucosamine mutase has product MSVTSQSKQKSVIKSDRTVQPAKLARKVVAAAKDVNLFGTDGIRGHVGQHLTPQLALQVGFCAGLELGQDSSPRQPFILGQDSRNSSDMLAMALSAGLTAAGLDVWHIGLCPTPTVAYLTHHTEAVGGVMVSASHNPPADNGIKFFQANGTKLPPATQGKIEQRIRAYGQQQPSGTWGHHFHRPELTKSYTDAIQTPLHAQVDFQGLKVVLDLAWGAATQLAPAVFKAMGAEVICLHDQPDGDRINVNCGSTHLEPLKAAVNLHEADVGFAFDGDADRVLAIDCQGRTVDGDYILYLWGKALQQQNQLPNDLIVATVMSNLGFELAWQQQGGTLLRAAVGDQNVHAEMLNHGSMLGGEQSGHILCPHYGVSGDGLLTALHLATIICQNKTRLSCLVDDSFQTYPQLLKNVRVEDRDRRRNWQECQPLQTLIDQATDDMGDQGRILVRASGTEPLIRVMVEARNMGMVNHWTDRLVSAVETHLA; this is encoded by the coding sequence ATGTCTGTTACTTCTCAATCTAAGCAGAAAAGTGTTATCAAAAGCGATCGCACGGTTCAACCTGCCAAACTAGCGCGCAAAGTTGTGGCAGCCGCAAAAGATGTGAACTTATTCGGAACGGATGGGATTCGAGGCCATGTCGGTCAACATCTCACCCCTCAATTAGCGCTGCAAGTAGGCTTTTGTGCAGGACTTGAGTTGGGACAAGATTCATCACCCCGTCAGCCTTTTATTCTGGGTCAAGACTCTCGTAACTCCAGCGATATGTTAGCGATGGCCCTGTCGGCAGGTCTGACCGCCGCTGGGCTAGATGTTTGGCATATCGGATTATGTCCAACCCCCACCGTTGCCTACTTAACTCATCACACCGAAGCAGTAGGTGGCGTGATGGTCTCTGCCAGTCATAACCCGCCAGCAGATAATGGCATTAAATTTTTTCAAGCCAACGGTACTAAGCTCCCTCCCGCCACTCAAGGGAAAATTGAACAACGGATTCGAGCCTATGGTCAACAACAGCCCTCGGGCACCTGGGGACATCATTTCCATCGGCCTGAACTGACAAAATCTTATACCGATGCAATTCAGACCCCCTTACACGCTCAAGTCGATTTCCAAGGGCTGAAAGTCGTCCTGGATCTGGCTTGGGGCGCAGCCACTCAGTTAGCCCCTGCTGTCTTTAAAGCCATGGGGGCTGAGGTCATTTGTTTACACGATCAGCCAGATGGTGATCGTATTAATGTCAATTGCGGCTCTACACATTTAGAACCCTTGAAAGCAGCCGTTAACTTACATGAGGCTGATGTCGGCTTTGCCTTTGATGGCGACGCCGATCGCGTGCTCGCGATTGACTGTCAAGGCCGAACCGTGGATGGCGACTATATTCTCTACCTGTGGGGCAAAGCGTTACAGCAGCAAAATCAGTTGCCCAATGACTTGATTGTGGCAACCGTAATGTCTAATTTAGGGTTCGAATTGGCTTGGCAACAGCAAGGCGGCACTCTCTTACGAGCAGCCGTGGGGGATCAAAATGTCCATGCTGAGATGCTCAATCACGGCTCCATGTTAGGGGGTGAGCAATCTGGTCATATTTTATGTCCCCACTATGGTGTCAGTGGCGATGGTTTGTTGACAGCATTGCATTTAGCAACCATTATTTGCCAAAACAAGACCCGCCTCTCCTGTTTAGTGGATGACAGCTTCCAGACTTATCCCCAACTTCTCAAGAATGTGCGCGTCGAAGATCGCGATCGCAGGCGCAACTGGCAAGAGTGCCAACCCCTCCAAACCCTAATTGATCAAGCCACAGATGACATGGGGGATCAAGGTCGAATTCTAGTCCGGGCCTCCGGCACAGAACCTCTCATTCGCGTCATGGTAGAAGCCCGCAATATGGGAATGGTCAACCATTGGACAGACCGATTAGTCAGTGCGGTTGAAACTCATCTAGCCTAA
- the mrdA gene encoding penicillin-binding protein 2, giving the protein MSLSNQSFSLPRRQRSQRSVGSGPRKFVFGGFISLLLFGAIVPRLSFLQITEGALNLQRAEENRVRLIPKRPERGKILDRKGRILANSTYTYSVFVWPIAQKDEKWSQTVDVLSSILKIPEAEIQERVEVEGHNSTSLVRVAQGLTFPQVVALSERMSDIVGVEIDKEAIRYYPHGELASQVIGYIGEISEEELARKQDKPYRLGDVVGQLGIEASYEQKLRGTWGGNQIEVDGAGRIVQILGQKLPIAGEDVKLTLDLEVQKAAEKALGKRQGAVVAINPKNGAIIAMASYPGFNPNWFAKRVTEKQWQELQNRKFPFVNRAMQAFPPASTFKIATAIAGIESGKYSPNALVATSASVHGVGDWNGAGFGVIGFQTALQWSSNTFFGRVGVGTSPKILIEWAKRLGVGERTGIDIPGESSGFIPDPAWKKEVFKDAWYPADTVMVSIGQGAVQLSPLQVSLIFAAIANGGYKVTPHLFQSDQPDDQGRTSLNLKPKTLNTIRSGLRAVVTSGTGQALNVPSIPPAAGKSGTAEDPPRSSHTWFGAYAPFNNPEIVVVAFGENTGGGGGSTAGPIALKVLEAYFKAQKK; this is encoded by the coding sequence ATGTCCCTTTCTAATCAATCATTTTCTTTACCACGACGTCAGCGTTCTCAACGCAGTGTCGGATCCGGCCCTCGAAAGTTTGTTTTTGGTGGCTTTATCAGCCTTTTATTGTTTGGAGCGATTGTTCCGCGCCTCAGTTTTTTGCAGATTACTGAAGGGGCACTGAATCTTCAGAGAGCCGAAGAGAATCGAGTTCGTTTAATTCCAAAACGGCCTGAACGGGGCAAAATCCTAGATCGTAAAGGCCGGATTCTGGCGAACAGCACCTATACCTATTCCGTTTTTGTTTGGCCCATTGCTCAAAAAGACGAAAAGTGGTCCCAAACGGTGGATGTCCTGTCTTCGATTCTTAAAATTCCTGAAGCAGAAATTCAGGAAAGAGTAGAGGTTGAAGGACATAACTCAACCTCTCTAGTCCGTGTGGCTCAAGGGTTGACCTTTCCCCAAGTGGTGGCGCTGTCGGAACGGATGAGCGACATTGTAGGTGTCGAAATTGATAAGGAGGCTATTCGCTATTACCCCCATGGTGAACTCGCTTCTCAAGTGATTGGCTATATCGGCGAAATTAGTGAAGAAGAGTTAGCCCGTAAACAAGACAAACCCTATCGCCTAGGAGATGTGGTTGGCCAATTAGGGATTGAAGCCTCCTATGAACAAAAGTTACGGGGCACGTGGGGAGGGAACCAAATTGAGGTGGATGGTGCAGGCCGGATTGTGCAAATCTTGGGCCAAAAATTGCCCATCGCTGGCGAGGATGTCAAACTCACCCTCGATTTAGAGGTGCAAAAGGCAGCCGAAAAGGCGTTAGGCAAACGGCAAGGGGCGGTGGTTGCCATCAATCCTAAGAACGGCGCTATTATTGCCATGGCCAGCTATCCAGGATTTAACCCCAACTGGTTTGCCAAGCGCGTCACAGAAAAGCAATGGCAAGAGTTACAGAATCGCAAATTCCCCTTTGTTAATCGGGCCATGCAGGCTTTTCCACCGGCGAGTACTTTCAAGATCGCCACTGCGATCGCAGGAATTGAATCCGGCAAATATTCTCCCAACGCCCTGGTAGCCACCTCAGCATCAGTGCATGGTGTGGGGGATTGGAATGGGGCAGGCTTTGGCGTGATTGGTTTTCAAACGGCCTTGCAGTGGAGTAGCAATACCTTTTTTGGCCGTGTGGGCGTGGGGACCAGTCCCAAAATTCTAATTGAGTGGGCTAAGCGTTTAGGGGTTGGGGAGAGAACGGGCATTGATATCCCCGGAGAATCTTCTGGGTTTATTCCTGATCCAGCTTGGAAAAAAGAGGTGTTTAAAGACGCCTGGTATCCTGCTGACACCGTTATGGTTTCTATCGGGCAGGGGGCAGTACAACTCAGTCCCCTCCAAGTCTCCCTCATTTTTGCTGCCATTGCCAATGGGGGGTATAAAGTCACCCCTCACCTATTCCAGTCCGATCAGCCCGATGACCAAGGGCGGACCTCCCTGAATTTAAAACCCAAGACCTTAAATACGATTCGTTCGGGTTTACGAGCGGTGGTCACCAGCGGTACAGGTCAGGCGTTAAATGTGCCTAGTATTCCCCCGGCAGCGGGCAAAAGCGGGACGGCTGAAGACCCCCCTCGTTCATCCCATACTTGGTTTGGGGCCTATGCTCCCTTTAATAACCCGGAAATTGTAGTGGTGGCCTTTGGTGAAAATACGGGCGGGGGTGGGGGATCTACGGCAGGCCCCATTGCCTTAAAAGTCTTGGAAGCCTACTTTAAGGCTCAGAAGAAATAG